TCGCGCCGTATCGTCAGCGAAAGCGATTATCTGTTGGCCGGACGCAGCCTTGGTCCGGGCATGGCCAGTCTGAGCGTATTTGCGACCTGGTTCGGCGCCGAAACCTGCATAGGCGCGGCCGGCTCCGTCTATGAAAGCGGCCTGTCGGGCGCGACCATCGACCCGTTCGGCTATACCGTTTGCCTGGTGCTGATGGGCACGGTATTCGCCGTGCATTTATGGCGGCGCAACCTGACCACGCTGGCCGACCTTTTTGAGCAGCGCTATTCGGCCAGAATCCAAAGCTTGGCCGTATGGCTGATCGCGCCGACCTCGGTCATGTGGGCGGCCGCGCAGATCCGCGCGTTCGGGCAGGTATTGTCGTCCGCATCGGGGGTTGACGTGGAATGGGCCATTGCCGCCGCGGCACTGGTTGTGATTATCTATACCATGTACGGCGGTCTGATGGCCGATGTCGTGACCGATGCCGTGCAGGGTATCGCGTTGATTATCGGCTTATTGCTGCTGCTGTTTTTTGTGCTGGAGGCCGGCGGCGGGTTCGAGGCATCCATAGCGCATATTCAGCCTGAGCGGCTCAGTCTGTTCGGTGCAGGGGAGAACGCATGGGCTGGTAAAATTGAGCAGTGGGCCATTCCGATCTGCGGATCTGTTTTGTCGCAGGAGCTCGTGGCGCGCGTGCTGGCCAGCCGCTCGCCCGAAGTGGCGCAAAAAGCCTGCATCCATGGCGGCTTGCTGTACCTGGCCGTGGGCCTGATTCCGGTTTTCATCGGTCTGCTCGGTTTTCAACTGGTGCCGGAACTGGCAGAGCCCGAGCAGATACTGCCGCACCTGGCCCGCGAGCATCTCAATACGTTTTTATACATCGTTTTCGCCGGCGCGCTGATCTCGGCCATTCTGTCGACGGTCGACAGCGCCTTGCTGGCGGCCTCGGCCCTGGTGTCTCATAATCTGATCGTGCCGGCCGTCAAGACGATCAGCGACCAGAGCAAGGTCAAAATCGCGCGGATCCTGGTCATGGTGTGCGGCATCATCGCCTTTGTGCTGGCACTGCATGCCGAGCGTGTCTATACACTGGTGGAAGAGGCATCGGCATTCGGCAGCGCCGGCATTTTCATCGTCGTCGTTTTCGGCCTGTTCACGCGCTTCGGCGGCAGTTTGAGCGCTGCCGTGACGCTGTTGACCGGCATGTCGACGTGGATAATCGGCCACCATTTCATGGATATCGGCACGCCTTACCTGATGTCCCTGGCCGTGGCGCTGGCCAGCTATGTACTGGTGGGATTTTTTGAAACTCGGCGGGTCGAGCGCAGATTGATGTTTAAACGGAACGACTTCAATTTTTAATGTCTAATCTATACAGTAAGATATCCTTTCCACACAACAAGAATACAACAAACACGAAGGAAGGTAGATATGAAAAAGTTACGCGTTTATCTAATGGTGATATTTACAGCGCTGACCGTGTTGTCATTTCCTGATGCGCATGCACAATCATCTGCGCAGAAATTCGGCCGCGGTCTGGCGGGCATGACTTGCGGTTTTCTTGAGATACCAGGCAATATCGTGCAGGAAACGCGGACCCAAGGCGCGGTCGGCGTACCCATCGGCCTGGCGAAGGGATTGGGCATGTTTGTGGCTCGCGAACTGGTAGGCGTTTATGAGTTCATTTCCTCACCGTTCCCGGCACCGGCGGGTTACCGGCCTATTTTACAGCCTGAGTATCCTTGGGATTACTTTGAATAATATTCACATATTTTATTAACCACGAAGGACTCCGAGAACACGAAGTTTCTAACTGATGTTCTCGGAGTCCTTCGTGCTTTTAGCTGGATGGTACGCGGTGCGTATCCTACGCCTTTTAAAATCCAGTCGTTAAACCAAATACCGGCTCCAACTGCCATACCTGTTTTCGATCCTGCCGCGCGGTATGCTGGCTGCAATCAACAACAGCGCCGCCGCAACCCCCGACCAGTCGGCAAGGGTACTGCCGCCCTCCAGCATCAACGGCGCGGCCATCAGGGCAAAGGCTAGCAGCACGTTGACAAGGCGTGCCGGACGCGCCGATTCGGCCAACGCCGTGATGGAAATCGTCACCACGAGCGCGCCGATCAGATGGTCGCTGTTAGCCTGTTCGCCTTGCGTTCCGAAAATCAGCCGCGTGCACATCAGCCAGATGCCGATAGCCGTGCTCAGCACCAGCGACCAGGGCAGATTGACGCCGCCGCCGACCATGTCCTTGATGATAGTCCAGGGCGAGCCTTCGAAATTATCGGGTTCGGTCTTGCGGCCATCTTCCATCGTGTCGCCGCGCAGGAACGCCAGAATGACCGACTTGCCTTTGCGGTGGCGTTCGGCCAGAAACTGGCCCGTGGCGATCAGTTCATCGACCGAATAGGGAATCTGGATCAGCATGGCCGCGGCCGCTACCAGGCACAGCGTGCACCAGGTACCGATCAGGATGGGCTGGATGATGATGAAGAAAATGCTGACGGCGCCTAACGGCACGATCATGACGCCGAACAGAATGACCAGCCAGGGCATCGTGCGCCAGCGGTCGCGCCCGCCGATGATGCCGGTCAGTATTTCCAGCAGATAAGTCACGGCGCCGAGGCCAGCGTCGGGTATGGGCCAGGCCTTGGAAACATCGGACGTGATGACGCGTTCGGTGCCATCGCCGAAGTAAGGGTCCCAGGCGTCGGGTATATGGCCCAATTGATAGGCGGCCAGATAGCGCGAGATGTAGAGTCCGATAAAGGCCAGGAAAATGATCGGCACGCGCTGCATCCATGATGACGGGTTGTAATCCCAGCCGGGCGGAACGTCGGGACCTTTCATGCTGGCGATGAGGCCGATGCCCAGCATGGGGCGAACCAGCATTGAAAAGCCGATTACGAGAGAGCCGACCAGCGTATCGTTCAGATAAGCCGAAGCGCTCGGCGTCCAGAACACCAGCGGCGCGAACAGCAGCCATAGCCCGACGGCTGCATTGGCAAAACGCGCCCACGCCATGCGCCGCGACAGCGACAGCGCGCCGAACACCAGCACCAGCGCGCCGGCGACCAGATCGTTGACGGCCATGGTATCGTCCCGATAATTCAGTATAGGCGGGCTGGTCATGAGCCAAGTGCCTAGAGCCATGTTCAGAAAATGCGCCCACAGATTTTCTCGGTGCGTGTTGCGCCATGACTGATTATATTCATGCAGCAGATGCTCGGCCGGTTCGGGTTCGGCGGTCATGGTCTCGACCCATTCAGGCGCCGTCAGTTTGTTGCGCTTGTACCAGTTCAACGGATCGGCCTTGAGCGAAGCCACAATCGCCGGCAGCGCATCGCGCAATGAATGCCGGGGCTCCCAATTGAGCAATTTTCTGGCCCTGGAGATATCCAGTTCATAATGATCGTCGGCCAGGTCCACCATGAACGGTTTGATGAAGGGTTTTTCGCCTTTGTCTATCGAATCCGGTATCGCGATCTCCATCTGCGCCTGCAAGCCGGCGCCGAACTTGGCCAGCATTTTCGGCAGCGTTTCGGTCGGCCATATTTCCCCGTGGATCAGGTAGCCGATTTCGTTTTGCAGCGCCTCATAACCCATCGTCAACGGCTCGCCCACGAGCAGTTTGAGCTCGGCAGGCAGTTGCTTGCGTTGCCGGACCATGCGCACAATGGCTTCGATCAGGTCGTCGATATGAATGAACGACTGGCCGTGCGAGATTTCGCCTGCAAAAAACCGGCTTGTGAACTGGCGTTCATAGATCCGCTGTATCTGATTCGCCAGTGTTGGCGGCAATACGTTATCGGTATAGACGCCGGCAATGCGGGCCAATACATAAGGGATAGCGCCGTGCTCGTTGATAACAACCTTTTCAGTTTCCAGTTTCGACTGCGGATAAGCCCATTTGGGCTGTAGCGGCGAGTCTTCCGTAATAGGTATGCCGGGTTCGGTGGGCGCATGCACGAGCATCGTGCTGGCATAAATGAACTGTTCGACGTCAAAGCCCTGCAATGCGCGCAGCAAGCGCCGGGTTCCCTTGACATTGACGCTCTCGTACAACGGGTGTGGCTCGCCGGTGAAATCGTAGTAGCCGGCCAGATGCACAACCGAGGCGATGCGTGTTCCATGATGCTGACGCACGTCATTCAGGGCTTTTTCAACGGCGCTGTCCGAGGTCAGGTCCAGATCGATAAAGTCCGGAAACTTTGACTGGGCGGCACCTCGGTCAAGGCCGACAATGAGGTAATGCTGCGCCAGCGCCTTGCTCAGCGCCTGGCCGAGGAAGCCGGCGATGCCGGTAATCACAACAATGTCTTTCGCGGCGTTCGCAGTCTTGTTAACCATGATCGTTTTCTCCTGAGCGGTTTGAGCGATCTCCGGCTTATCGAGGAATCCCGAAGCGTTTACCTGACTGTTTTTTCGAGCAATAAAGGGAAAATAAAGTTCATGCTTTCAGCGCTAATTCGAGCGCATGCGTTAGTGGGCAGGTGGCCGGACCGGCTTGAAGTCGGAGAGGGAATGGGTATCCAATGCCGTTAAGTTAAGCCGTTCGTGGTGAGCTTGTCGAACCATGAATGGCTTAACGACTTGGCATTGGATAGGTATCAGGTCACCGAGCGATTTCTGCCATGGCCGAAGAAATAACACGGATAGCCGAGCGCATCAGAAAAAACACCAGCCCCAGCGCAACCGCGATATCAGGCCAGCCTGAACCGGTGAGCCAGACGGCGCCGGCCGCTGCAAAAACCGAGAGATTGGATACGATATCGTTTCTCGAACACTCCCATACCGAACTCATGTTCACATCTTCGCGGCGATGCCGCCATAACAGAAAAAGACAGAGCGAATTTGCGGCAAGGCCAAGAACACTGAACGCACCCATCACCTCGAAGACGGGCAGGCTCGGAACAAAAAATTTGTAAACAATTTGAGCGGCCACGGCGACAGCGGCAAGAAAAATAAGTCCGCCCTTGAACAGAGCGACTTTGGCCTTAACGGCTGTGCTCCTAGAAACTGCGTAGAGGCTAAGACCGTATGTCAATGCGTCTCCAAGGTTATCAAGGCTGTCAGCCAGCAGTGCGGTCGAATTGCCATAAAGGGCCGCAGCGACGATAACAAAGAACATGACGGCATTGATGCCGAGAACGATCTGCAACGTTCCGCGCTGCCGCTCGCGCAGTCGGTCTAAAGAACAATTATCGTCACAACAACCACTCATCATGCAATTCTCATGGCAATTTAAAAATAATATGGACAGCGTTGAATCATCTTATAAAAATCCGATTCATCATAAACTTATCCAGGCGATTGCTAAAGCCCTTATGCGATATGACAATGGCTGCTCATTTAAAGCTCAGCGAAAACTTACGCATCAGCTTTTCCTGGTACGCCTGGACTAACAAACTTAGAGCGGCGACGCACCCATTTTTCGATTTCCACGGTCAGAAATACCACCGACGACAACCCTAGGCAGAACAGTAATTCATTCAGGCTCAGGGCCTCGGTTTTGAATATCGGCTGCAAGGCAGGCACATATAACACCGCCATTTGCAAACCGAAAGTCAGCGTTACTGCGCCTAAAAGAGGCAGGTTGGAAAATATCCCTTGCTGAAACAGCGAGTCCCGCTCCGAGCGTATCGCCAGCACTTGCGCCATCTGTGACAGCGTCAGCACCGTGAATACCATGCTCTGCCAGTGCGGAGAACCGGTAAAGTAGGCCCAGCCTTGGGCAAACAGGGATACGCTCGCCATCAACAGGCCGATCCACAGAATGTGTTGCCACATCCCTTCAGCGAAAATACTTTGCTGGGGCGGACGCGGCGGCCGTTGCATAATGCCCCGTTCCTCCGGTTCCACTGCCAGGGCCAGTCCCGGCAGGCCGTCAGTCACCAGGTTGATCCAGAGGATGTGAATCGGCAGCAGGGGAATCGGCAAGCCGAGAAAAGGCGCCAGGAACAGCGTCCAGATTTCCGCCGAATTGCTGGTCATGGTGTATTTGATGAATTTGCGGATGTTGTCGAAGATGCGCCGTCCCTCGCGCACCGCCGTTACGATAGTGGCGAAATTATCGTCCAGCAGGACCATGTGCGAGGCTTCCCGCGCCACATCGGTGCCGATTTTGCCCATGGCTATCCCGATATTGGCGATACCGAGCGCCGGGGCGTCGTTGACGCCGTCACCGGTCATGGCGACGAATTCGCCTTTGTCCTGCAGCGCGCGGACAATCCTGATTTTTTGTTCCGGTGCCACGCGTGCATAGACACGCACTGCTTTTACCTGCCGTTCGAATTCCTCGTCGTTCATAGCGGCCAGATCCTGCCCGGTCAATACCTTAGAATCCTCCTCGGCGATACCGAGACGAACGGCTATAGCTCTTGCAGTAGCCGGATGGTCGCCGGTAATCATGACCGGCACGATGCCGGCGCTGCGGCACAGTTCGACCGCTTCCCGGGCTTCGGGACGCGGCGGGTCCATCAAGCCAACCAGGCCAAGAAAGCACAAGTCGTTTTCCAACATCTTGGTATCGTGAGAGGTGGGGCTTTCAGCCAGACGCCGCCAGGCCAGCGCCAATACCCTGAGCCCCTGTGCGGCCATCTGTTCGGCTTCGGTCATGATATTTTCCACCGCCAAGGGTTGCGTACCGCTGGTACCCCATTGTTCGACACAACGAGGCAGGAGACTTTCGGGCGCGCCTTTGGTATACACGAGGTAGCCGCCATTATCCTGATGCAGGGTGGACATCAGTTTGCGTTCGGAATCGAAGGGGAGCTCATCCAGGCGAGGCATTGTTTTGACTAACTCCGCACCGTCATAGCCTACGCGGACAGCAGCTTCATACAAAGCGACTTCGGTAGGATCACCCACCACGGTACCGTGCTCGTCGCGGCGGGCATCATTATTCAGAGCCAGACCGTAGAGCAGGGGAGGCGGAAAATCCTGCGCGATATCTTCACGCAAACTTTCTCCGACATAGAAGGATTCGGCCCGCATGCGGTTTTGGGTCAGGGTGCCGGTTTTGTCCGAGCAGATAAAGGTAACCGAGCCGAGCGTTTCCACCGCGGGCAAGCGCCGGATCAGCGCGTTTTTTTGCGCCATCCGCCGCGCGCCCAGGGCCAGAGATACGGTAGATACGGCGGGCAAGGCCTCTGGAATGGCTGCCACAGCCAAGCTGACTGCGGTCAGAAACATCAACACCGGCGGCTCACCGCGCAGCAAGCCCACAGCGAAAATGATCGCGCAGATGGTCAGCACCAACAGCGACAAGCGCTTGCCGAACTGGGCCAAACGCTGTTGCAGCGGCGTTTTGCTTTCCTGCTCCTGGCTCAGCAGTTTCGCGA
This is a stretch of genomic DNA from Methylobacter sp. YRD-M1. It encodes these proteins:
- a CDS encoding NAD-dependent epimerase/dehydratase family protein, whose product is MVNKTANAAKDIVVITGIAGFLGQALSKALAQHYLIVGLDRGAAQSKFPDFIDLDLTSDSAVEKALNDVRQHHGTRIASVVHLAGYYDFTGEPHPLYESVNVKGTRRLLRALQGFDVEQFIYASTMLVHAPTEPGIPITEDSPLQPKWAYPQSKLETEKVVINEHGAIPYVLARIAGVYTDNVLPPTLANQIQRIYERQFTSRFFAGEISHGQSFIHIDDLIEAIVRMVRQRKQLPAELKLLVGEPLTMGYEALQNEIGYLIHGEIWPTETLPKMLAKFGAGLQAQMEIAIPDSIDKGEKPFIKPFMVDLADDHYELDISRARKLLNWEPRHSLRDALPAIVASLKADPLNWYKRNKLTAPEWVETMTAEPEPAEHLLHEYNQSWRNTHRENLWAHFLNMALGTWLMTSPPILNYRDDTMAVNDLVAGALVLVFGALSLSRRMAWARFANAAVGLWLLFAPLVFWTPSASAYLNDTLVGSLVIGFSMLVRPMLGIGLIASMKGPDVPPGWDYNPSSWMQRVPIIFLAFIGLYISRYLAAYQLGHIPDAWDPYFGDGTERVITSDVSKAWPIPDAGLGAVTYLLEILTGIIGGRDRWRTMPWLVILFGVMIVPLGAVSIFFIIIQPILIGTWCTLCLVAAAAMLIQIPYSVDELIATGQFLAERHRKGKSVILAFLRGDTMEDGRKTEPDNFEGSPWTIIKDMVGGGVNLPWSLVLSTAIGIWLMCTRLIFGTQGEQANSDHLIGALVVTISITALAESARPARLVNVLLAFALMAAPLMLEGGSTLADWSGVAAALLLIAASIPRGRIENRYGSWSRYLV
- a CDS encoding exosortase system-associated protein, TIGR04073 family, which codes for MKKLRVYLMVIFTALTVLSFPDAHAQSSAQKFGRGLAGMTCGFLEIPGNIVQETRTQGAVGVPIGLAKGLGMFVARELVGVYEFISSPFPAPAGYRPILQPEYPWDYFE
- a CDS encoding cation transporter, whose amino-acid sequence is MMSGCCDDNCSLDRLRERQRGTLQIVLGINAVMFFVIVAAALYGNSTALLADSLDNLGDALTYGLSLYAVSRSTAVKAKVALFKGGLIFLAAVAVAAQIVYKFFVPSLPVFEVMGAFSVLGLAANSLCLFLLWRHRREDVNMSSVWECSRNDIVSNLSVFAAAGAVWLTGSGWPDIAVALGLVFFLMRSAIRVISSAMAEIAR
- a CDS encoding sodium:solute symporter family protein → MPTVLYGIIAYILLQLLIGVYFSRRIVSESDYLLAGRSLGPGMASLSVFATWFGAETCIGAAGSVYESGLSGATIDPFGYTVCLVLMGTVFAVHLWRRNLTTLADLFEQRYSARIQSLAVWLIAPTSVMWAAAQIRAFGQVLSSASGVDVEWAIAAAALVVIIYTMYGGLMADVVTDAVQGIALIIGLLLLLFFVLEAGGGFEASIAHIQPERLSLFGAGENAWAGKIEQWAIPICGSVLSQELVARVLASRSPEVAQKACIHGGLLYLAVGLIPVFIGLLGFQLVPELAEPEQILPHLAREHLNTFLYIVFAGALISAILSTVDSALLAASALVSHNLIVPAVKTISDQSKVKIARILVMVCGIIAFVLALHAERVYTLVEEASAFGSAGIFIVVVFGLFTRFGGSLSAAVTLLTGMSTWIIGHHFMDIGTPYLMSLAVALASYVLVGFFETRRVERRLMFKRNDFNF
- a CDS encoding cation-translocating P-type ATPase — protein: MQATKKQEKTEKNKLFETPWHLLDPWQAAAWLKVDPEKGLDHEESRRRLAAFGPNTITEQRRRGPVRMFIGQFTDFMIIVLILAGVVSGLIGDLTDTIAIVVIVVMNGIIGFVQEFRAERAVAALKRLASPTAQVRRDGSIQTVAARDLVPGDLVLLEAGNVVPADLKLLEVARLKVEEAALTGESQPVEKNEASLRELESPLGDRRNMAYKGTIATYGRGLGMVVATGMETELGKIAKLLSQEQESKTPLQQRLAQFGKRLSLLVLTICAIIFAVGLLRGEPPVLMFLTAVSLAVAAIPEALPAVSTVSLALGARRMAQKNALIRRLPAVETLGSVTFICSDKTGTLTQNRMRAESFYVGESLREDIAQDFPPPLLYGLALNNDARRDEHGTVVGDPTEVALYEAAVRVGYDGAELVKTMPRLDELPFDSERKLMSTLHQDNGGYLVYTKGAPESLLPRCVEQWGTSGTQPLAVENIMTEAEQMAAQGLRVLALAWRRLAESPTSHDTKMLENDLCFLGLVGLMDPPRPEAREAVELCRSAGIVPVMITGDHPATARAIAVRLGIAEEDSKVLTGQDLAAMNDEEFERQVKAVRVYARVAPEQKIRIVRALQDKGEFVAMTGDGVNDAPALGIANIGIAMGKIGTDVAREASHMVLLDDNFATIVTAVREGRRIFDNIRKFIKYTMTSNSAEIWTLFLAPFLGLPIPLLPIHILWINLVTDGLPGLALAVEPEERGIMQRPPRPPQQSIFAEGMWQHILWIGLLMASVSLFAQGWAYFTGSPHWQSMVFTVLTLSQMAQVLAIRSERDSLFQQGIFSNLPLLGAVTLTFGLQMAVLYVPALQPIFKTEALSLNELLFCLGLSSVVFLTVEIEKWVRRRSKFVSPGVPGKADA